GCTGCAGGCGATCGAGACCAGTCCTTCGGTGTTGCTGATCGACGAGATCGACCGGGCCGACGACGAGTTCGAGGCCTTCCTGCTCGAGGTGCTGTCCGACTTCACGATCTCGATACCGGAACTCGGTACGATCTCGGCCGGCACCCCGCCGATCGTGATCGTCACCTCCAACCGGACCCGCGAGGTCCACGACGCCCTCAAGCGCCGCTGCCTCTACCACTGGCTGGAGCACCCCACCTACGAGCGCGAGGTGGCGATCATCCGCAGCCGTCTGCCCGAGGTCAGTGAGCGACTGGCCACCGAGGTCGCCGCCGCGGTGGCGATGCTGCGGCTGCGCGACCTGCTCAAGCCGCCGGGCGTCGCCGAGACCCTGGACTGGACCCGGGCCCTGATGGTGCTCGGCGCCCGGACCCTCGACGTCGACGTGGCCGCGCGCACGCTGGGCGCGGTCCTGAAGTACCGCGAGGACAACGACCGCGTCACGGCCGAGGGCCTGCAGGTCCTCGTCGGGCCGCACAGCGGCTGACGCGTCGTCAGATGAGTCGCACGATCAATCCGGAGGAACACGATCTCATCGAGACCGTGGTCGGTTTCGCGCGCACGCTGCGGGCGACCGGCGTGCCGGCGAGCACGGACCGAATCCAGGCGATGCTCGTCGCGCTGCGCGAACTGGACGTGCTCACCGGCGCCGACGCCTACTGGGCCGGACGTCTGACGTTGTGCTCGAGCCCAGACGACGTCGCCCGCTACGACATCGCTTTCGCCGCATACTTCCGCGACGAACGGCCGCGAGCGGGGAACTCGGCATCGGCATCGGCGTCGATGCGGCTGGTCGGCATGCAACTGGCTGCCGACCAGAGGATCGGCGCGGGCGAGCAACTGGCCGTCAACCCGATGGCCAGCCGGGCCAGTGATCAGGAACTGCTGCGCCAGAAGGATTTCGCGGCGTTGACCCCCGACGAGCGCGACGAGGTACGCCGACTGCTGGCTCGCCTGCACCCGGTCGGGTCGACCCGTCGCTCGCTGCGGCTGCGGCCCGCGAACCGCGGCGCGCTGGACGCGCGGCGCACCGTGCGCGGGATGCTGCGGCACGGCGGGGAGTGCGACGAGTTGCTGATGCGGCGTCACTCCCGCCGCCCGCGGCGGATCGTGCTACTGATCGACGTCTCCGGGTCGATGGAGCCCTACGCGGACGCGCACCTGAGGTTCGCCCATGTGGTGCGCCGCCGGCGGCCGGCCGTCGAGGTTTTCACGATCGGCACGCGACTGACTCGGGTCACCCGGGCGATGGAGGCGCGCGACCCGGACATGGCGATGCACGAGGTCGCCGCGGCCGTCCCGGACTGGTCCGGCGGGACCCGACTGGGCGAACTGCTCAAGGCTTTCCTGGACCGCTGGGGCCAACGCGGGACTGCGCGGGGCGCGGTTGTGGTTATCGCCAGCGATGGTTGGGAACGCGGCGACGCGACGCTGCTCGGCGCTCAGGCGTTGCGCTTGCGGCGGTTGGCGCACAAAGTGATCTGGGTAAGCCCGCACGCCGGGCGCGACGGCTTCGCGCCGGTCACCGCCGGGCTGCGAGCGGTGCTGCCGCACGTCGACGCACTGGTCGCCGGGCACAGCGTCGCCGCGTTCGCCGAACTGGTCCAACTGCTCGAAGGCGATGACGTACCGGCCGCCGGCCGGCGCGACCGGTGGCCCGCCACCCGACCTCCGTCGGGCGCGGTTGAGGAGGACGTGATAAATGCGTGACGTTCTCGACGAGATCCGCGGCTGGTACGCGTCCGGGCGGACGTTCGGCCTGGCGACTGTGGTCGGCACCTCGCGCAGCGCGCCCCGGCAGCCCGGTGCGGCGATGGGGGTCTCGGCCGACGGCGAGGCCGTGGGCAGCGTGTCCGGCGGATGCGTCGAGGGCGCGGTCTACGAGCTGGCCACCGAGGTCATGGCTTCCGGCGAACCCGTCTTCCAGACCTACGGGTTCTCCGACGACGACGCGTTCGCCGTCGGCCTGACCTGCGGCGGCATCATCGACATGTTCGTCGAGCCGGTCTCGGCAGCGACGTTCCCGGAATTCACCGACGTGGTCGCCTCGATCGACGCGGGCGAGCCGGTCGCCCTGGCCACGATCGTGTCCGGGGCCGGGCAGGTCGGATCGCACCTGCTGATCTGGCCTGATCGCCGAGCCGGAACGTTGGGCAGTCCGCGGCTGGACGACGCCGTGACCGACGACGGTCGCGGGCAACTGAACCAGGGCCACACCGGGCTGCTGCACTACGGCCCGGACGGGGAACGCCGCGGCGACGCGTTGACGGTGTTCATCCAGTCGTTCGCACCGGCCCCGCGAATGCTGGTGTTCGGCGCGATCGACTTCGCCGCGGCGGTTGCGCGGGCCGGCAAGTTCCTCGGCTACCGGGTGACCGTCTGCGACGCTCGACCTGTCTTCGCCACCGCGAAACGATTCCCGGAGGCCGACGAGGTCATCGTGGAATGGCCGCACCGGTACCTGGAGTCGCAGTTGGTCGTCGACCACGCCGTGGACGGCCGGACGGTGATCTGCGTGCTCACCCACGATCCCAAGTTCGATATACCGGTGCTGAAACTGGCGCTGGCTACCGATGCCGCCTACATCGGCGCGATGGGTTCGCGGCGCACCCACGAGGACCGGTTGGCCCGCCTGCGCGACGAGGGCGTCCCCGAGGAGCAACTGGCCCGGCTGTACTCGCCGATCGGTCTCGATCTCGGTGCGCGAACCCCGGAGGAGACGGCGATCTCGATCGCCGCGGAAATCATCGGGACGCGCTGGGGTGGCACGGGTCGCATGCTACGGACCACAGGCGGCGCAATTCATAGGGAAACAGTGCACGACTAGGCCGCAATTGCCAGGCTGTTTTCCGGTCGTCCGAACTCCGCTGTTGCGGCGCGAATTCTGGTCCCTAGGGTTGGCATCACCTGTAGTCCCGAGGCGAAATTCGCCCCCGCGAAGGTCCATTTCTTGCGTGGGCATCGAGGATCGCCGACACAGAAAGAGCCCCCGACATGTCCCAGATCACCGTCAAAGTCGACGGAGTATCACGCACCGACGAGGTCGAGCCCCGCCTGCTGCTCGTGCACTACTTGCGCGATGTCGTCGGCAAGGTAGGCACGGTTGTCGGTTGCGACACTTCCAACTGCGGCGCCTGCACCGTGCATCTGGACGGAATGTCCGTCAAGAGTTGTTCGGTGCTGGCGGTGCAGGCCGACGGTTCCGAGATCCTCACGATCGAGGGCCTCGCGGCCACCTCGGGCGGCGACCTGCACCCGGTGCAGGAGGCCTTCCGGGAGTGCCACGGCCTGCAGTGCGGGTACTGCACGCCG
This genomic interval from Sporichthyaceae bacterium contains the following:
- a CDS encoding MoxR family ATPase, producing MGRPLFLEGEAGVGKTALAHALSVLTSAPLIRLQCYEGIDAAQALYDWDFPRQLLHLRASEAAGVTDAARLEGELYDRRFLLARPLLQAIETSPSVLLIDEIDRADDEFEAFLLEVLSDFTISIPELGTISAGTPPIVIVTSNRTREVHDALKRRCLYHWLEHPTYEREVAIIRSRLPEVSERLATEVAAAVAMLRLRDLLKPPGVAETLDWTRALMVLGARTLDVDVAARTLGAVLKYREDNDRVTAEGLQVLVGPHSG
- a CDS encoding VWA domain-containing protein, giving the protein MSRTINPEEHDLIETVVGFARTLRATGVPASTDRIQAMLVALRELDVLTGADAYWAGRLTLCSSPDDVARYDIAFAAYFRDERPRAGNSASASASMRLVGMQLAADQRIGAGEQLAVNPMASRASDQELLRQKDFAALTPDERDEVRRLLARLHPVGSTRRSLRLRPANRGALDARRTVRGMLRHGGECDELLMRRHSRRPRRIVLLIDVSGSMEPYADAHLRFAHVVRRRRPAVEVFTIGTRLTRVTRAMEARDPDMAMHEVAAAVPDWSGGTRLGELLKAFLDRWGQRGTARGAVVVIASDGWERGDATLLGAQALRLRRLAHKVIWVSPHAGRDGFAPVTAGLRAVLPHVDALVAGHSVAAFAELVQLLEGDDVPAAGRRDRWPATRPPSGAVEEDVINA
- a CDS encoding XdhC family protein, which produces MRDVLDEIRGWYASGRTFGLATVVGTSRSAPRQPGAAMGVSADGEAVGSVSGGCVEGAVYELATEVMASGEPVFQTYGFSDDDAFAVGLTCGGIIDMFVEPVSAATFPEFTDVVASIDAGEPVALATIVSGAGQVGSHLLIWPDRRAGTLGSPRLDDAVTDDGRGQLNQGHTGLLHYGPDGERRGDALTVFIQSFAPAPRMLVFGAIDFAAAVARAGKFLGYRVTVCDARPVFATAKRFPEADEVIVEWPHRYLESQLVVDHAVDGRTVICVLTHDPKFDIPVLKLALATDAAYIGAMGSRRTHEDRLARLRDEGVPEEQLARLYSPIGLDLGARTPEETAISIAAEIIGTRWGGTGRMLRTTGGAIHRETVHD
- a CDS encoding (2Fe-2S)-binding protein, coding for MSQITVKVDGVSRTDEVEPRLLLVHYLRDVVGKVGTVVGCDTSNCGACTVHLDGMSVKSCSVLAVQADGSEILTIEGLAATSGGDLHPVQEAFRECHGLQCGYCTPGMIMAAVDLLNNNANPSEQEIREGIEGNLCRCTGYHNIVRAVQTAAAGMANGSAHAEVTA